One window from the genome of Myxocyprinus asiaticus isolate MX2 ecotype Aquarium Trade chromosome 30, UBuf_Myxa_2, whole genome shotgun sequence encodes:
- the LOC127421191 gene encoding tumor necrosis factor-like → MGHENQILLDLEDGVLPVPQVMVSRWKAGSLKSRILRVCGALLAVALCAAAAAVCFTFNKSQNNQDGGNYLRHALRSYHNQANITAKTAIHLIGTYNGVVPKLEWKVNQDQAFSAGGLKLVDNEIIIPHDGIYFVYSQAFFNVRCTPDPDYPEEHEIVHLSHTVSRYSDSYGNYKPLFNAVRSVCVQMPDSDELWYNTIYLGAAFRLERHNRLCSNMSENLLRHIETDHGKTYFGAFAL, encoded by the exons ATGGGCCATGAGAATCAGATATTGTTAGATCTTGAAGATGGAGTGCTGCCCGTACCACAGGTGATGGTGTCAAGGTGGAAGGCTGGCTCTTTAAAGTCAAGAATATTGCGGGTGTGTGGGGCCCTCCTGGCTGTGGCCCtttgtgctgctgctgctgcggtCTGCTTCACATTCAACAAG TCACAGAACAATCAGGATGGCGGAAACT ACCTCAGACATGCATTGAGATCATATCACAATCAAGCAAATATCACTGCAAAGACTGCCATCCACTTAATCG GTACATACAATGGTGTGGTGCCTAAACTGGAGTGGAAAGTCAACCAGGACCAGGCTTTCTCTGCAGGTGGCCTGAAATTAGTAGATAACGAGATCATAATTCCTCATGACGGCATATACTTTGTCTACAGCCAGGCGTTTTTCAATGTCCGGTGCACGCCTGATCCCGATTACCCTGAGGAGCATGAAATTGTGCATTTGAGCCACACAGTGTCACGCTATTCTGACTCGTATGGAAACTACAAACCCCTTTTCAACGCGGTCCGGTCAGTCTGTGTCCAGATGCCTGACAGTGACGAGCTGTGGTATAACACAATATATCTTGGTGCGGCGTTCCGTCTGGAGCGTCACAACCGTTTGTGCTCTAACATGAGTGAAAATCTCTTACGCCACATTGAAACCGATCATGGCAAGACCTACTTTGGTGCTTTTGCTCTATGA